The Gammaproteobacteria bacterium genome contains a region encoding:
- a CDS encoding TrkH family potassium uptake protein has protein sequence MHWRAITRLFGILLMLYSLSFVPSVGVALLYADHQWHVFSISLLITVIAGVALWLPNRAQKDELSIRDGFLVVTLFWALLGMIGALPFILGLHLGITDAVFESISGFTTTGATVIVGLDQLPPSILYHRQQMQWLGGMGIIVLAIAILPLLGVGGMQLYKAEASGVAKHEKLTPRIAQTARVLWMIYLALTVACALGFWIAGMSLFDAIGHAFTTVATGGFSTHDASIGYYNSPAIEIIAIIFMLAGGANFAIHFFAWRRATITPYATDPEVRSYGLIFIVSTLFVALSLYWAGAYSGSGESLRYAAFQVASILTSTGFGTATFAEWPLHIPLILVMLSFTGGCVGSTAGGIKVLRIMLLAKLGLRQLFLLAHPQAVSVVKLGKRPISEDVLFSVWGFYVLYIVTSLFLTVAMMAAGLDFESAFGAVVATINLLGPGLGEVASNFASVSATVKWLGVFGMLVGRLEVFTLLILFLPAFWRH, from the coding sequence ATGCATTGGCGCGCGATAACACGCCTTTTCGGCATCCTGCTGATGCTTTACAGCCTGAGCTTCGTACCCTCGGTCGGCGTCGCCCTGCTCTACGCTGACCACCAGTGGCATGTGTTCAGCATCTCCCTGTTGATTACGGTGATTGCCGGGGTGGCGTTGTGGCTACCCAACCGTGCACAGAAAGACGAGTTGTCCATCCGTGACGGCTTCCTGGTGGTCACGCTGTTCTGGGCACTGCTGGGCATGATTGGCGCACTGCCCTTTATTCTGGGGCTGCATCTGGGTATCACGGATGCGGTGTTTGAATCCATCTCCGGATTCACTACCACCGGCGCGACCGTGATCGTTGGGCTCGACCAGTTACCGCCCTCGATCCTGTACCACCGGCAACAGATGCAGTGGCTCGGCGGCATGGGCATTATCGTGCTGGCCATCGCTATCCTGCCCCTGCTCGGTGTCGGCGGCATGCAGCTGTATAAGGCCGAGGCATCCGGGGTGGCCAAGCATGAAAAACTGACCCCCCGAATCGCGCAAACGGCCCGCGTGTTATGGATGATCTACCTCGCCCTGACCGTTGCCTGTGCGCTCGGATTCTGGATTGCCGGCATGAGCCTGTTCGACGCGATAGGCCATGCCTTTACCACGGTGGCGACCGGCGGCTTCTCTACCCACGATGCCAGTATCGGCTACTACAATAGTCCGGCGATCGAGATCATCGCCATCATCTTTATGCTCGCCGGCGGCGCCAATTTCGCCATCCATTTCTTTGCCTGGCGCCGAGCCACCATTACCCCATATGCAACTGACCCTGAGGTCAGGAGTTATGGGTTGATCTTTATCGTCTCGACCCTGTTTGTCGCCCTGAGCCTCTACTGGGCCGGCGCCTATTCGGGCAGCGGGGAATCCCTGCGGTATGCCGCATTTCAGGTCGCCTCGATCCTGACCAGCACCGGCTTCGGCACAGCAACCTTTGCCGAGTGGCCGCTGCATATCCCGCTGATCCTGGTGATGCTGTCATTCACCGGTGGTTGCGTGGGATCGACGGCAGGCGGGATCAAGGTCCTGCGCATCATGTTGCTGGCCAAACTCGGCCTGCGACAACTTTTCCTGCTGGCCCACCCGCAGGCCGTATCCGTCGTCAAGCTGGGGAAACGGCCCATATCGGAGGACGTGTTGTTTTCGGTGTGGGGCTTCTACGTGCTGTATATCGTCACCTCGTTGTTTCTCACCGTGGCGATGATGGCCGCCGGTCTGGATTTCGAATCGGCCTTTGGCGCCGTGGTCGCCACCATTAATCTACTCGGCCCCGGCCTGGGCGAGGTCGCCTCCAACTTCGCCTCGGTCAGCGCCACGGTCAAATGGCTGGGTGTGTTCGGCATGCTGGTCGGGCGGCTGGAAGTCTTTACCCTGCTGATCCTGTTCCTGCCGGCGTTTTGGCGACACTGA
- the trkA gene encoding Trk system potassium transporter TrkA produces MKIIILGAGQVGTTVAQSLANEANDITVVDQQPALLKELQDRLDIKTVTGHASHPEVLYRAGIEDADLVLAVTNSDETNMVACQIAHTLFHTPTRLARVRSPDYLTYPELFAPTAVPVDVLISPEQLVTTYIRHLIEQPGVLQILDFLDGKAQLVAVRAHYGGPLVGKQLRNLAQQLPKIETRVAAIFRRDRAIIPDGDTVIEADDEVFFLAAQRDIPAVVAAFRRSDKPNRRVIIAGGGNIGKRLAELIESKYRVKIIERDPQRCRHLAETLHKTVILQGDAGDADLLKAEDIEDTDVYCAVTNDDEANILSAMLAKRLGARKTLTIINRQSYVDLAQGTAVDIAVSPAQVTIGALLTHIRRGDFVAVHSLRRGAAEAIEIIAHGDHKTSRVVGRRIDELPLPEGTTVGAIAREKKLLFPHKDMIIEPDDHIVLFLSDKRKIAEVERLFQVAITFI; encoded by the coding sequence GTGAAAATCATTATTCTCGGCGCCGGCCAGGTCGGCACAACCGTCGCACAAAGCCTCGCCAACGAGGCCAACGACATCACGGTCGTGGACCAGCAGCCCGCCCTGCTAAAAGAGCTCCAGGATCGCCTCGACATCAAAACCGTTACGGGCCACGCATCGCATCCCGAGGTTTTATATCGCGCCGGAATCGAGGATGCGGATTTGGTGTTGGCCGTTACCAACAGCGATGAAACCAACATGGTCGCCTGCCAGATTGCGCACACCCTGTTCCACACCCCTACCCGCCTGGCGCGAGTACGGTCGCCCGACTATCTGACATATCCCGAGCTGTTCGCTCCGACCGCGGTGCCCGTCGATGTCCTCATCAGCCCCGAACAATTGGTGACAACGTATATCCGCCACCTCATTGAACAACCTGGCGTATTACAGATTCTGGATTTTCTGGACGGCAAGGCCCAGCTGGTCGCGGTCCGTGCCCACTACGGTGGCCCGCTGGTCGGAAAGCAACTGCGCAATCTCGCCCAGCAATTGCCGAAAATTGAAACACGTGTCGCGGCCATCTTCCGTCGCGATCGCGCCATCATCCCCGATGGTGACACCGTCATCGAAGCCGACGATGAAGTCTTTTTCCTTGCCGCACAGCGTGATATCCCCGCCGTGGTAGCCGCCTTTCGCCGCTCCGACAAACCCAACCGTCGGGTCATCATCGCCGGCGGCGGTAATATTGGTAAACGCCTGGCCGAACTTATCGAATCGAAATACCGCGTCAAGATCATCGAACGCGACCCGCAGCGATGCCGGCATCTCGCAGAAACCTTGCACAAAACCGTGATCCTGCAGGGTGATGCCGGGGACGCCGACCTGCTGAAGGCAGAGGATATCGAAGATACGGACGTATATTGCGCCGTCACCAACGACGACGAAGCGAACATTCTGTCTGCCATGCTGGCTAAACGTCTTGGCGCGCGCAAGACATTGACCATCATCAACCGGCAGAGTTATGTTGACCTTGCCCAGGGAACCGCCGTGGATATCGCAGTCTCGCCCGCGCAAGTTACCATTGGCGCACTCTTGACCCACATCCGCCGAGGCGATTTCGTGGCGGTGCACTCCCTGCGCAGGGGCGCTGCAGAAGCGATCGAGATCATCGCGCATGGCGATCACAAAACATCGCGGGTGGTAGGCCGCCGCATCGATGAATTGCCACTACCTGAAGGCACCACCGTCGGCGCCATCGCACGTG
- a CDS encoding DUF4118 domain-containing protein, translating to MAKRYDPSSLWPLAYISALGIVTVTVAVAFIAQRMMPHARRSLLFLTGVLIVAARTGVGPSLLASLLSFLAFNYFLTKPYYTLKVADEADVATLMFFLIIAAITGNLAARMQQEMAKRKLSLHRISSLYEFSRRLSSAAGTEEVLEALAAHLRQSMECTIVVFMADAEGVPRIRASAGAAYDVPQSDIEQAWTGHSSEPMAIGQWTFLPLTTSREPVGMVAIFTPCVGGDRGNYQGTGLGLAICQGMVAAHSGTVTAHEGKQGRGTCMRITLPSLRPGETGDT from the coding sequence ATGGCTAAAAGATATGACCCTTCATCACTATGGCCGCTAGCCTATATCAGTGCCCTGGGTATCGTGACGGTAACGGTGGCCGTGGCTTTTATTGCCCAGCGCATGATGCCACATGCCCGTCGCTCATTGCTATTCCTGACCGGTGTATTGATCGTTGCGGCCCGCACCGGCGTAGGCCCGTCGCTGCTGGCGAGCCTGCTGAGTTTTCTGGCCTTCAATTATTTCTTAACAAAACCCTATTACACCCTAAAGGTCGCGGACGAGGCTGATGTCGCGACCCTGATGTTCTTTCTGATCATTGCGGCGATCACGGGGAACCTGGCGGCACGAATGCAGCAAGAGATGGCGAAGCGCAAGCTGTCTCTGCATCGGATTTCGTCGCTCTATGAATTTAGTCGCCGCCTGTCGTCGGCTGCCGGTACGGAGGAGGTGCTGGAGGCCCTGGCGGCTCATTTGAGGCAATCCATGGAATGCACCATTGTCGTGTTTATGGCGGACGCGGAAGGGGTGCCGCGCATTAGGGCGAGTGCAGGGGCGGCCTATGATGTGCCGCAATCGGATATCGAGCAGGCCTGGACGGGCCATTCCTCCGAGCCGATGGCGATTGGCCAGTGGACGTTTCTGCCACTGACCACCAGCCGCGAGCCGGTAGGGATGGTGGCCATTTTTACACCGTGCGTCGGGGGAGATCGCGGTAATTACCAGGGTACCGGATTGGGTCTGGCAATCTGCCAAGGCATGGTTGCGGCACACAGCGGTACTGTCACCGCGCATGAGGGAAAACAGGGTCGGGGGACCTGTATGCGCATAACATTGCCCTCGCTACGACCGGGTGAAACAGGCGACACATGA